A genome region from Mesorhizobium sp. B2-1-8 includes the following:
- a CDS encoding cysteine desulfurase-like protein, which yields MVDFPIEAVRGKFPALSLTGKGRRRIYLDNPAGTQVPQAVADAVSRCLLTTNANLGGYFETTIAAQQIVDEAHLAMADFLGAASPQEIIIGANMTTLTYHMSRTLGRTMKPGDEIILTRMDHEGNVSPWLQLAEDVGLVVHWLPFDEKSWQVEEATLAGLLSGKTRLVALNYASNLTGSINRVKSLTQLAKNAGALVYVDAVQFAPHGLIDVQDLGCDFLICSAYKFFGPHTGILWGRREVIDGLKAYKCRCSSNGLPERFELGTPQIELMAGLTAAVDYFADLGASAGESGSRRRRIAKAFEASIAYENPLAQRLIDGLSDISGLTIHGIADPARIHERVPTVSFTVDGIVPETIVRQMNAENIFLWSGHNYAWEIVHQLGIPAEQGVVRIGIAHYNTASEIDETLESVHRVIAMLRQQRS from the coding sequence ATGGTGGATTTCCCGATCGAGGCCGTGCGTGGAAAATTCCCCGCTCTCTCGCTGACCGGCAAGGGCCGGCGGCGTATTTATCTCGACAATCCTGCCGGCACGCAGGTGCCGCAGGCTGTGGCCGACGCGGTGTCGCGCTGCCTGCTCACGACCAATGCCAATCTTGGCGGCTATTTTGAAACGACGATCGCGGCGCAGCAGATCGTTGACGAGGCGCATCTGGCGATGGCCGATTTCCTCGGTGCCGCAAGCCCCCAGGAGATCATTATCGGCGCCAACATGACGACGCTGACCTATCACATGTCGCGAACGCTCGGGCGCACGATGAAGCCAGGCGACGAGATCATCCTCACCCGCATGGACCATGAGGGCAATGTGTCGCCCTGGCTGCAACTGGCCGAGGATGTTGGCCTCGTCGTGCACTGGCTGCCGTTCGACGAGAAGAGCTGGCAGGTCGAGGAGGCGACGCTGGCAGGTCTGCTGTCCGGCAAGACACGGCTGGTGGCGTTGAACTACGCCAGCAATCTCACCGGCTCGATCAATCGGGTCAAGTCTTTGACCCAACTTGCAAAAAACGCCGGCGCGCTGGTTTATGTCGATGCCGTGCAATTCGCGCCGCATGGCCTGATCGACGTGCAGGACCTCGGCTGCGATTTCCTGATCTGCTCCGCCTACAAATTCTTCGGTCCGCACACGGGCATATTGTGGGGCCGGCGCGAAGTCATCGACGGCCTGAAAGCCTATAAATGCCGCTGTTCCTCGAATGGCCTGCCGGAGCGCTTCGAACTCGGCACGCCGCAGATCGAACTGATGGCCGGGCTCACGGCAGCGGTCGACTATTTTGCTGATCTCGGCGCCTCGGCCGGCGAGAGTGGGTCGAGAAGGCGCAGGATTGCCAAGGCGTTCGAAGCCTCCATCGCCTATGAAAACCCGTTGGCGCAAAGGCTGATCGACGGCCTGTCCGATATTTCCGGGCTGACCATCCACGGCATCGCTGATCCGGCGCGGATCCATGAGCGTGTCCCGACTGTCTCCTTCACCGTGGACGGCATAGTGCCCGAAACGATTGTGCGGCAGATGAACGCCGAAAACATTTTCCTGTGGTCGGGCCACAACTATGCCTGGGAAATCGTCCACCAACTCGGCATTCCCGCCGAGCAGGGCGTCGTGCGCATCGGCATCGCGCACTACAATACGGCGTCCGAAATCGACGAAACGCTGGAGAGCGTGCACCGGGTGATTGCCATGCTCAGGCAGCAACGCTCCTGA
- a CDS encoding aldo/keto reductase, whose amino-acid sequence MHKRRLGRTDLLVTQICLGSMTWGQQNTEAEGHAQMDLAFSRGVNFIDTAELYPIPPKAETQGRTEKIIGSWMKSKGNRDKVILASKVVGRTANAWFRGDRPSQLVRADIFDAIDKSLAKLGTDYVDLYQIHWPERDIPWGANPTRVGAVARRADAVGAPAGETPIAETLAVFEELVKAGKIRHFGLSNESSWGLMRFLAEADRGIGPRVASIQNAYNLVNRTFEVNLAEVCEREGVSLLAYSPLAQGYLTGKYDHGARPQGSRSQLFNRGQRYETPNAAEAQLEYNELARSFGLEPALFANAYVSSRPFVTSNIIGATTISQLEMALSSVDVVWTEEMQKAVDAIHQRVGNPCP is encoded by the coding sequence ATGCACAAACGCCGTCTCGGTCGGACCGATCTTCTTGTTACCCAGATTTGCCTTGGTTCGATGACCTGGGGCCAGCAGAACACCGAGGCCGAGGGCCATGCCCAGATGGACCTGGCCTTCTCGCGTGGCGTCAATTTCATCGACACCGCCGAACTCTATCCGATCCCGCCCAAGGCCGAGACGCAAGGGCGGACCGAGAAGATCATCGGCAGCTGGATGAAGTCCAAGGGCAATCGCGACAAGGTGATCCTTGCCTCAAAGGTCGTCGGTCGCACGGCCAATGCCTGGTTTCGCGGCGACCGACCCTCGCAATTGGTGCGGGCCGATATCTTTGATGCCATCGACAAGTCGCTGGCCAAGCTCGGCACGGACTATGTCGACCTTTATCAGATCCACTGGCCGGAGCGCGACATTCCCTGGGGCGCCAACCCGACGCGTGTCGGCGCGGTGGCGCGCCGTGCCGATGCTGTCGGCGCACCAGCCGGCGAAACGCCGATCGCCGAGACGCTCGCGGTGTTCGAGGAACTGGTGAAGGCAGGGAAAATCCGCCATTTCGGTCTTTCGAACGAGAGTTCTTGGGGCCTGATGCGCTTCCTGGCGGAGGCCGACAGGGGGATCGGTCCACGCGTCGCCTCGATCCAGAACGCCTACAACCTCGTCAACCGCACCTTCGAGGTGAACCTCGCCGAGGTTTGCGAGCGCGAAGGGGTGTCGCTGCTCGCCTATTCGCCACTGGCGCAGGGTTATCTGACCGGCAAATACGATCACGGCGCCCGCCCGCAGGGCTCGCGCTCGCAACTGTTCAATCGCGGTCAGCGTTATGAGACGCCCAATGCCGCCGAAGCGCAGCTCGAATACAATGAACTGGCGCGCTCTTTCGGCCTGGAGCCGGCGCTGTTTGCCAATGCCTATGTCTCGAGCCGCCCCTTCGTGACCTCCAACATCATCGGCGCGACAACCATTTCGCAGCTGGAAATGGCGCTGTCCTCGGTGGATGTCGTCTGGACCGAAGAGATGCAGAAGGCGGTGGACGCCATTCACCAGCGGGTCGGCAATCCCTGTCCGTGA
- a CDS encoding DUF1993 family protein codes for MTISMYEASVPVFSARLKALSSVLAAAEQNALDRKIDPQVFLTARLAPDMFALTRQVQIATDHAKGAPSRLAGREVPKYEDNEASFAELEARIAKTVAYLATFSAADIDGSDDRMIELKLGGRETTLSGMQYLLHAAMPNFYFHLTTAYDILRHNGVPLGKATFLGSR; via the coding sequence GTGACGATATCGATGTATGAGGCATCCGTGCCCGTGTTTTCAGCCAGGCTGAAGGCACTTTCCAGTGTGCTGGCGGCAGCCGAACAGAATGCGCTTGACCGCAAGATCGATCCGCAGGTGTTTTTGACGGCGCGGCTCGCGCCCGACATGTTCGCGCTGACCCGGCAGGTGCAGATCGCAACCGACCATGCCAAGGGCGCGCCGTCACGTCTGGCCGGCCGCGAAGTGCCGAAATACGAGGACAATGAAGCAAGCTTTGCCGAACTCGAAGCGAGGATCGCCAAGACTGTCGCCTATTTGGCGACTTTTTCGGCAGCCGATATCGACGGGTCGGATGACAGGATGATCGAGTTGAAGCTGGGGGGCCGGGAAACCACATTGAGCGGCATGCAGTATCTGCTGCACGCTGCCATGCCCAACTTCTATTTCCACCTCACCACCGCCTACGACATCCTTCGCCACAATGGCGTGCCGCTGGGAAAGGCGACATTCCTGGGATCGCGTTGA